Proteins from a single region of Desulfonatronum thiodismutans:
- a CDS encoding TonB-dependent receptor plug domain-containing protein yields MVWKAWIAAVGVVAALGGGPVWAAQEEAPQRLDEVVVSATGTAKTILDAPGAVEVITARDIQDLNALTVAEALEAAVGLVVSRESGRVQVPSIRGARSKHTLVLLDGRRLAFGFNDMVDLRQIPTVMVERIEIVRGPASALYGSDALGGVVNIITKAAPREWTGAVQGQFGVNRDGEAKEYVGSGLVGGPMDRFRFLLSGELRHKDGWDKSGSLPDDGFKEKPGFLAGRFAFDLTDYQTLSAGLEYMDNTYTGDQFYEQQARERKADEERWGYYVQYDAQLRDADQLMLRVNRSEFRNELGFAPFAASGERNTKQFTTQAEARYSALILSDHLVTVGAEYRRDELDDTQMQLRTDKDVDNVSVLLQDEFHLLDPLYVVLGVRYDHHSAFGDQWSPRGSLVYTLTDGLRLKGSVGQGFRAPSLTELYVTSFRRRGQEVFQANPDLKAEKSTSYELGVEGEHGPFWGGLTGFYTEVDDLIETVFLRTEGAGSDRRSMFEYRNIAEADIKGLEAEAGVRLPLGFSLDGNLTWQDVDNKTGGEDIGGMPKYKGFVKLGYELPEWRLRANLRMSYVGRMTYADGDSYSYPLFGTYLAKGFGENFEIFAGVDNIFDKRIERDDVVQIEPTTFYVGVSAKF; encoded by the coding sequence ATGGTTTGGAAAGCGTGGATCGCGGCGGTGGGTGTCGTGGCCGCTCTGGGGGGAGGTCCGGTTTGGGCCGCTCAGGAGGAGGCGCCGCAACGACTGGACGAGGTGGTGGTTTCCGCCACGGGAACAGCGAAAACCATCCTGGACGCTCCGGGAGCCGTGGAGGTGATCACGGCCCGGGATATCCAGGATCTGAACGCCCTGACCGTGGCCGAGGCCCTGGAAGCAGCGGTGGGCCTGGTGGTGTCCCGGGAGTCCGGCCGGGTGCAGGTCCCCAGCATCCGCGGGGCGCGCAGCAAGCACACCCTGGTTCTGCTGGATGGACGACGTCTGGCTTTTGGTTTCAACGACATGGTGGATCTGCGCCAGATTCCCACGGTGATGGTTGAGCGTATCGAAATCGTGCGGGGCCCGGCTTCGGCCCTGTACGGCAGCGATGCCCTGGGCGGGGTGGTGAACATCATCACCAAGGCCGCGCCCAGAGAGTGGACCGGAGCGGTCCAGGGCCAGTTCGGGGTGAATCGGGACGGCGAAGCCAAGGAATACGTGGGCAGCGGTTTGGTCGGAGGCCCCATGGACCGGTTTCGCTTTCTTTTGTCCGGCGAATTGCGGCACAAGGACGGCTGGGACAAGTCCGGCAGCCTGCCCGACGACGGCTTCAAGGAGAAGCCCGGGTTTCTGGCCGGACGCTTTGCCTTTGACCTCACCGATTACCAGACCCTTTCCGCGGGCCTGGAGTACATGGACAACACCTACACCGGCGACCAGTTTTACGAACAGCAGGCCAGGGAGCGCAAAGCGGACGAGGAACGCTGGGGCTACTACGTGCAATACGACGCACAGTTGCGGGACGCGGACCAGCTCATGCTCCGGGTCAATCGCTCTGAATTCAGGAACGAGTTAGGATTTGCCCCCTTTGCCGCCTCTGGGGAGCGAAATACGAAGCAGTTCACGACCCAGGCCGAGGCCCGCTACAGCGCCCTGATCCTGAGCGATCACCTGGTGACCGTGGGCGCGGAATATCGCCGGGATGAACTGGACGATACGCAGATGCAGCTGCGGACGGACAAGGACGTGGACAATGTCAGCGTCCTGCTCCAGGACGAGTTTCATCTCCTCGATCCACTCTACGTGGTCCTGGGGGTGCGCTATGACCATCATTCCGCCTTTGGCGATCAATGGAGCCCGCGCGGTTCCCTGGTCTACACCCTTACGGACGGTCTGCGTTTGAAAGGCTCCGTGGGCCAGGGATTCCGTGCCCCTTCCCTGACCGAACTGTATGTAACCTCGTTTCGGCGCAGGGGGCAGGAGGTGTTCCAGGCCAATCCGGACCTGAAAGCGGAGAAGTCCACCAGCTACGAGTTGGGGGTGGAGGGTGAGCACGGCCCGTTCTGGGGCGGGCTGACCGGGTTTTATACCGAGGTGGACGACCTGATCGAGACCGTGTTCCTGCGCACCGAGGGCGCGGGCTCGGATCGGCGCAGCATGTTCGAGTACCGGAACATCGCCGAGGCCGACATCAAAGGCCTTGAGGCCGAGGCCGGAGTCCGGCTGCCCCTGGGTTTTTCCCTGGACGGCAATCTGACCTGGCAGGACGTGGACAACAAAACCGGAGGCGAGGACATCGGCGGCATGCCCAAGTACAAGGGGTTCGTGAAGCTGGGTTACGAGCTGCCGGAATGGCGGCTGCGGGCCAACCTCCGGATGTCCTACGTCGGCCGGATGACCTACGCGGACGGCGACAGCTATTCCTACCCCTTGTTCGGAACCTACCTGGCCAAGGGCTTCGGCGAAAACTTCGAAATCTTTGCCGGAGTGGACAATATCTTCGACAAGCGCATTGAGCGGGACGACGTGGTCCAAATCGAGCCAACCACGTTCTACGTCGGAGTGTCGGCGAAGTTCTGA
- a CDS encoding AraC family transcriptional regulator translates to MDARLEDDGAKNPPKQDDGTLKTTKMRGDTPEAVGSWARQIDVRPGLKLILADFIAREPVRIEFETDQVPFEFSFHASGQARYTVAHHDGESRIAARPGANVVCAFPRSHGVMEFPAHVPIRVAALHVELNLFDRYLSEQTDIHAPELLEHLRGSGGNHYYQPNGMTPAMHVVVGQLLACPYHGLTRSIFVESKALELVALQMARFSGNNCRPTPSRADRERVRLAREMLLQNLHDPPSLFEIARAVGMAHTSLNKAFKAVHGTTLFEYLRRQRLEQGWLLIHEGEMNITEIAYATGFSSPSHFARSFLAHFGVQPSACLKEVLSRKTIFCPDV, encoded by the coding sequence ATGGACGCGAGGCTTGAAGACGATGGGGCGAAAAATCCGCCCAAGCAGGACGATGGCACCCTCAAAACCACGAAGATGAGGGGAGATACTCCCGAGGCGGTAGGCTCTTGGGCGCGACAAATCGACGTCAGGCCAGGCCTGAAGCTCATTCTGGCGGATTTCATCGCACGGGAGCCGGTCCGGATCGAGTTTGAGACCGACCAGGTTCCTTTCGAGTTTTCCTTTCATGCGTCCGGCCAGGCTCGTTACACGGTCGCCCATCACGACGGCGAGAGCAGGATCGCCGCCCGACCTGGAGCGAACGTGGTTTGCGCGTTTCCCCGGTCCCACGGCGTCATGGAATTTCCCGCGCATGTGCCGATCCGCGTTGCGGCTTTGCATGTCGAGTTAAACCTCTTCGATCGCTATCTTTCGGAACAGACGGACATTCACGCCCCGGAGCTGCTGGAGCATCTGCGGGGGAGCGGCGGGAACCATTACTATCAACCGAACGGGATGACCCCGGCCATGCACGTCGTGGTCGGGCAATTGCTGGCCTGCCCCTATCACGGCCTGACCAGGAGCATATTTGTTGAAAGCAAGGCCCTGGAACTCGTGGCGCTGCAAATGGCCCGGTTCTCCGGAAACAATTGCCGCCCCACACCCAGCCGAGCGGACAGGGAACGCGTCCGTCTGGCCAGGGAAATGCTGCTGCAAAATCTGCACGATCCTCCATCTCTGTTTGAAATAGCCCGTGCCGTGGGCATGGCGCATACCTCGCTGAACAAGGCCTTCAAGGCCGTTCATGGGACCACGCTTTTCGAGTATCTGCGTCGGCAGCGCCTGGAACAGGGCTGGCTGCTGATCCATGAAGGCGAGATGAACATCACGGAAATCGCCTACGCCACCGGGTTCAGCAGCCCGAGTCATTTTGCCCGCTCCTTTCTGGCCCATTTCGGAGTTCAGCCCAGCGCCTGCCTCAAGGAAGTCTTAAGCCGCAAGACAATCTTCTGCCCAGACGTCTGA